The following nucleotide sequence is from Treponema pectinovorum.
GTCCGTTTTTTAAGAGAAAAAAGATTGTTGTTGTTGGCGGTGGCGACAGCGCTTTGGAAGAGGCAATACATCTTACTTCTTTTTCTGATGATGTTACTTTGGTGCATAGACGCGATGAGTTTAGAGCACAAAAAGCGATTCAGGACAAGGTTTTTAAAAATAAAAAAATAACTGTTAAGTTTAATTCCGAAATTGAATCGATTGAAGGCGAAGAAAAAGTTTCGTCTGTTGTATTAAAAAATCGCTTGGATTCTTCTACGCAAAAAATTGAATGCGATGGCGTGTTTGTTTCTGTTGGAATGAAGCCCTTAACTTCGCTTGTTGATACGCTTAAAAAGGATGAAGTTGGATATTTGATAACCAATTATAAGATGGAAACAGAGATTCCAGGTCTTTATGTGGCTGGAGATGTTAGGGCAAAACCTTTTAGACAGTTGGTAACGGCTGCGAGCGATGGCGCGATTGCTGCTCACATGGCTAGCGAATACGTTTCTACTATAAAGTCTAAGTCTTTGTAAATTGTTTTAAGCAAGTCGATAAAATTTTCGTAAAAACATTCGCCTTGGGCATTCCTTATATGAATACTGCTTTAAAAAATAAAATATTCGCTTTTTTGTGTTTTGCTTTTTTGTCTGCAAATTTTTTATCGGCACAATCGAATATAAAAGATGATGCTGATTTTTGGAGCGATTACCCTTCTGAAGAGCTTGCTGATTTTTTGATTTTAAAGATGAGCGATGAAGAGCTTTTGAGCCAGATATTGATGTTTGGTTGGGCAGGAGCAGAACCAAGTGAACTTTTGATTCGTTGGGTGCATGAACGGGGGCTTGGTAGCGTAAAAGTTTTTGGCTGGAATACAGACAACACAGAACTTGTTGCTCGTTCGGTTTCAAAATTGCAGGAAAAATCGCAGCTGCGGCCTTTAAAGATACCGCTTTTTGTTGCAACAGACCAGGAAGGTGGCTGGATTCGCCACGTAAAAGGCGACACTTCTGACACTCCTGGAAACATGGCGATTGGCGCTTCTTCATATCCTATGGATTCTTATTATTCTGCTTTTTATATAAGTCGCGAGATAAACGCCTTGGGCATAAATATGAACTTTGCTCCAACTGTGGACAATTATACCAACTTAAAATCCACGGTGATTGGGCCGCGTTCGTTTTCTTCAAATCCTGAACATGTGGGGCAGTTGGGTGCTAGTTTTGTTGCAGGCTCTATCGATGCTGGTGTTATTCCCACCGCTAAACATTTTCCGGGGCATGGAGACACGAGTTTAGACAGTCATGGAAATTTGCCAGAAATCAACATAGACTATCAAACTCTTGAAAATCGAGAATTGATTCCTTTTAAATATCTTATTGCCGAAAAAATTCCTGCAATAATGAGCGGACATTTGAGTTTTCCAAAGATTGTTCCCAATGGAGTTCCCGCAAGCCTTTCTAAAATTTTCTTGACGGATATTTTGCGAAATAGGTTAGGTTACGAAGGACTTATAATTACCGACGATATGATGATGAACGGAGCGACTATGTATGCTGGCAGTTTGAGTCGTGCTTTTAGACTTGCTATTGAAGCTGGCAATGACATTGTAATTTCTTCTACTACTGCACTCTGGCAGGAAAACCTTTGGACTTCTAATCTTGAACTGATGAATCACAATACGGAATTTAGAAACACTGTTAAAAAAGCAGCTAGGAGAGTTTTGCTTTATAAGTTGAATTACTTTAAAAGCAAAAATGCCGCTCCGCTTTATCCAGACCCCAAAAAAGTAAAAGAGCGAGTTCCTGATAGGGAAGGTCAAAAATTTTTTTTGAATCAAGCATGTCGTTCAATAACTTTACAAAAAAAAGGTGAAAATTTTCCATTAAAAGCAAGCCAAGGGGAAAAAATCCTTTTGGCAGGGCAAAACCAATTTCCAGAATTTTTTGAACAGGCAAAAAAACGCTATCCGAATTGTGCAGAATTTAAATATGATTATGAGATGGGACCAAATCAAGCGGAATGGATGAAAAAAAATATTGAATCCACGGCAAGAAACTTTGACATCATCATAATCTGTGTTGCAAACGAAAGAAGCGCAATGATTGCCTCGAGCCTTGAGCGAACGGGCAAAAAGGTGATTATCATGTCTGTTCTTTCGCCAGTTGGAGTTTTGGGATTTAACTGGGCAGATTCTATTCTTCTTGGTTACAGTTATTCGCCTTATACTTTTAAAGCTTTATTTGCCGCTTTGAATGGCGAATTTGAGCCAACTGGAAAACTCCCTCTGTAAATTTAAAATTTTGGAATCGCTTTTATCTTTGTAAATTTGCTGTCTTTTGGATGGATGTTTGGCAGAAGTCCGTTTATTCTGTCGTTTTCTTTTTGCAGTTGAAATTTTATCATCTCTTTAAAAGAAGTCATAAGGCATTCGCAAGAATCATTTTTTTTTATGATGTTTGCTTGCTGCATTTCTTTTATGAGATAATAGCAGGTTTCTATTGTAGAAACGCAATGCGGATGCGGCTCTTTTTTAAATGTGAAGATTGAAGAATAAGTTTGCGAAAAACTCAATTTTGGCAATTTCATTATATTTGTTGAAAGTTTTATCATCTTTTTTGAGCAAAACCAGGTTGAATCGATTATTATCGCCAAAAGTTTTTTTCCATTTAACTCTTCTTTAAATCCTTCTTTTTGTGATGACCATGCGTCTTTATCAGGATATAGCAAAACTGGAAAGTATCTTTCGTCTGAAAGCAGATTGCAAAGCCTTTCGTTTTTTGTAAAGTCGATTCCCATTATTATTTCGGAGTCTAAAAGTCCAGCGTGGGCAAGCCTTCCTGTTCCAGTTCTCTGCCGTTTTGCTTCTTTTGGGTGCATTAAAAAAACGAATTTTATTTCAGAGTCAAAAGGCTTTAGATATTTGCAAAAACAATTTTCTTTTGGGCGAAAGCATTTGTAACAGATTTCTCGCATGATGAAAGCAATTATAGAGAAAAAAACGTTCGCTTGGAATCGAATAATAAAAATTGAACGGCGAAAAAAACGAAAAAAATGCCGGGAGATTTTCCCGGCAAGCAAAACTGAATTAAATTTTAGTTAATTATTTTGCGTTTGAATTTGAATAGATATAGTTGTAGTCAGCCCCTGTATTTTTTGGAGTTTTATCCGTTAGCTTGAATAAATCTCCCAATTCAAACTGCCCTGCTGCGTTGCGAGGAATTCTGTTAAAAGAACCGTCCGCATTGTAACCGTTAGCATATTTTGCAATATTGCTGTCTACAAAAATTTCTTCTTTGGTAACTTCTTGCCCAGCGGAATTTAATGACTTTGCTCCGTTAAAGAAGTAGTTATTTTCTGCTGCAAGTTTGGATGCAAGGTCTGGATCGTTCGAAGAATCAAAATTATCTCCAGAGCCACCGTTTACAGAAAGCACACCTGTCGCCTGGAATGTTCTAGGGCTTGCTGCTGCTTTTCCTTTGCCGTAGAGAGATATGTTGTAGTTTACGCTGCCAAAAGAAGTTACGCGGTCTAAAATCAATGCAGGATTTGAGTTAGATGTTACTCCGTTTAGTCCATTACCCCAAGCAACTGAGTTGCGCAAGATATGTTTTATTCCGATTCCATCACCGCCGAGTTTAAATCCGTTACCGTCGCCTTTACCTGTTCCGTCGAGTTTTGTTCCGTTGCCATAAGCGATACAGTTTTCAATAAGGACAGCACCGATTGCGCCAGTTTCTACTTTTGAATAGAGATCCCATCCGTCGTCAACATTGTGGTGTGCTACGCAGTTACGGAAAACGTTGTTGTCGCCAGATGTAAGTTTTGAAGCAAATCCGTCTGCATTGTTTTGTGCAGGGTCGCTGTTTCCAAAAGATTCGCAGCCTAAAATAAGGTTGTCGTGTGGCCATTTTTCGTAACTTTCAGAAGAACGTCCAGAAATCTGAATTCCTGTATCGCCGTTAAGGTAGGTGTCTACTTCGATTATCTTGTTGTAGCTTCCTGCAACTTGAAGAGCCTTTACATCGCCTGGAGTTCCTGTTATGTCAAAGCCTCTGAGCGTCCAGTAATTTCCGTAGAGATTTAATGCTGTTACCTTTGCTTTTGATTTTGAAAAATCAAGTACAGGGCGAGTTCCAGCTTCTGCAATCAGCGATTTTCCAGCTTTTGCAGTACCGTCGTTTCCGCGTTCAATTTCTATGCTTTTTCCTGGATAGTAAGTTCCACCGAGCATTATGATAGTCTGCCCCGGCTGGCAATATGCAACCGCAGAAAGCAAGTCCAAAGGTTCGTCTTTTGTTCCTTTTCCAAATGCGTTTGCGTTAGGAGAAACATAGAGACTTGCCCCTTTGTAAGTTTTAGAGATGATTGAATGAGAATAGGTTACCGATTTGTAGTTTTTTTCGTAATCGTTGATTTCTCTGTTAAACTGTGCAATTACCGCTCCTGGCTCTGGCTTCCAGTTATCTTCTGGATCAAAAGTTACCAAAAGGTCTGTTAAATCTTTGTTGATTTTGATTGTCTTTTTAAAATCTACAAATTTCTTTCCTGCTGGAACGGTGATTTTTTCATCCTTAATTAAAACTTTGCCATCTGTTGTTTCTACGCGCAAAGTTCCGTTTGCATTTGCTGTAAATGCAAATGGATATTTTTGATTGTACCAAGTTGTAGGACAGTCGATTGTTGTTGCAAGTGGAACAAGCTCTGGCGGTTCTTCCTGTGCAGGAGGATCATTTTTTGGGTCTGTTATTTTTAATACAACGTCAGAGAAAGTTGCGTTACAACCTCTTGCTACTGCAAAACCAACATAGATGTGTTCTTTATCCAGCTGAAGAAGTTTTACATTTTCGTTGTCGTACATTATGAATTCTTCTTTTGTGTCTTCTGAAGGAATTGCACGTTTGTAGATTGCGTGATAGCCAGTATTGTCTTTTTTGAGTGTTACTCTATAAGTGTCGCCTGTTTTTATTGCATCGGAGCCCTGGTCGTAAGAGAATGCAAACGATTTGCTTGTTGCACGAGCCTTAATTCCTTCGTCGCCGAGCGCGATAACTTCGTCTGTAAGCCCACTTACAA
It contains:
- a CDS encoding glycoside hydrolase family 3 protein, which codes for MNTALKNKIFAFLCFAFLSANFLSAQSNIKDDADFWSDYPSEELADFLILKMSDEELLSQILMFGWAGAEPSELLIRWVHERGLGSVKVFGWNTDNTELVARSVSKLQEKSQLRPLKIPLFVATDQEGGWIRHVKGDTSDTPGNMAIGASSYPMDSYYSAFYISREINALGINMNFAPTVDNYTNLKSTVIGPRSFSSNPEHVGQLGASFVAGSIDAGVIPTAKHFPGHGDTSLDSHGNLPEINIDYQTLENRELIPFKYLIAEKIPAIMSGHLSFPKIVPNGVPASLSKIFLTDILRNRLGYEGLIITDDMMMNGATMYAGSLSRAFRLAIEAGNDIVISSTTALWQENLWTSNLELMNHNTEFRNTVKKAARRVLLYKLNYFKSKNAAPLYPDPKKVKERVPDREGQKFFLNQACRSITLQKKGENFPLKASQGEKILLAGQNQFPEFFEQAKKRYPNCAEFKYDYEMGPNQAEWMKKNIESTARNFDIIIICVANERSAMIASSLERTGKKVIIMSVLSPVGVLGFNWADSILLGYSYSPYTFKALFAALNGEFEPTGKLPL
- a CDS encoding tRNA-uridine aminocarboxypropyltransferase — protein: MREICYKCFRPKENCFCKYLKPFDSEIKFVFLMHPKEAKRQRTGTGRLAHAGLLDSEIIMGIDFTKNERLCNLLSDERYFPVLLYPDKDAWSSQKEGFKEELNGKKLLAIIIDSTWFCSKKMIKLSTNIMKLPKLSFSQTYSSIFTFKKEPHPHCVSTIETCYYLIKEMQQANIIKKNDSCECLMTSFKEMIKFQLQKENDRINGLLPNIHPKDSKFTKIKAIPKF
- a CDS encoding pectate lyase produces the protein MKKLFSFGLCIFVASTLFAQSARPDWSSVAEPEIKSVSLTEGNPNEISVTFTAATDNKTADKGYVEMQGPYGKPVKNTFGKTRRAEKHAEFSPEFSGRYSFTVYTQRNGESKEKSSKTVSFDFTLPLIKPTVSTLNIGGGDVEVKWDAITEADGYIVSYTDSTGKTLELAKTTSLNATIKALKPQTYSDITVFAVRGNERVGSNPIHKLIRAEKERVWTFTEFGTSTNAERNRYELLDPNDLKVTLYSCTFNPENGNIMEKGGKFESYFDGISFYYTVIDPKKENFELTATVNVDYHNSMADGQEGFGLLALDKLGVEGQPLMIAYNNSAGVITRKFTTHVNGVKKEIKNGIGARFVSGLTDEVIALGDEGIKARATSKSFAFSYDQGSDAIKTGDTYRVTLKKDNTGYHAIYKRAIPSEDTKEEFIMYDNENVKLLQLDKEHIYVGFAVARGCNATFSDVVLKITDPKNDPPAQEEPPELVPLATTIDCPTTWYNQKYPFAFTANANGTLRVETTDGKVLIKDEKITVPAGKKFVDFKKTIKINKDLTDLLVTFDPEDNWKPEPGAVIAQFNREINDYEKNYKSVTYSHSIISKTYKGASLYVSPNANAFGKGTKDEPLDLLSAVAYCQPGQTIIMLGGTYYPGKSIEIERGNDGTAKAGKSLIAEAGTRPVLDFSKSKAKVTALNLYGNYWTLRGFDITGTPGDVKALQVAGSYNKIIEVDTYLNGDTGIQISGRSSESYEKWPHDNLILGCESFGNSDPAQNNADGFASKLTSGDNNVFRNCVAHHNVDDGWDLYSKVETGAIGAVLIENCIAYGNGTKLDGTGKGDGNGFKLGGDGIGIKHILRNSVAWGNGLNGVTSNSNPALILDRVTSFGSVNYNISLYGKGKAAASPRTFQATGVLSVNGGSGDNFDSSNDPDLASKLAAENNYFFNGAKSLNSAGQEVTKEEIFVDSNIAKYANGYNADGSFNRIPRNAAGQFELGDLFKLTDKTPKNTGADYNYIYSNSNAK
- the trxB gene encoding thioredoxin-disulfide reductase, translating into MEDIKEKIYDFVVIGAGVAGLTAAQYGARGGLDTLLLDTWYPGGQALNIFNLENFPGFFPSINGGDFIENMRLQAENFGAKILQGKVNSIDKSENRFVIESDAGKIFAYAVLIATGAEHRKLGVPGEEKFFGKGVSYCATCDGPFFKRKKIVVVGGGDSALEEAIHLTSFSDDVTLVHRRDEFRAQKAIQDKVFKNKKITVKFNSEIESIEGEEKVSSVVLKNRLDSSTQKIECDGVFVSVGMKPLTSLVDTLKKDEVGYLITNYKMETEIPGLYVAGDVRAKPFRQLVTAASDGAIAAHMASEYVSTIKSKSL